A genomic region of Alicyclobacillus sp. SO9 contains the following coding sequences:
- a CDS encoding DUF554 domain-containing protein yields MFLLGVLVDAGAIVAGAVIGLMLPAIPTHTKNTIMHGLALAVILIGLGFALADQKDILIIIISLVVGGVIGEWLDIEGWLLRAGHYLEVRAKSWASGQMADAFVTASLIFCVGSLAVVGAIQSGMSGDNKTLYAKSLLDFFTSIVFATTMGIGVSFAAIPVVLYEGLIALAAYFAGAAINSPPIIACLTAVGGLLIVGIGFNLFEIRKIAVGNLLPALVVAVVIKWAQLYFPAHF; encoded by the coding sequence TTGTTTCTTCTTGGCGTACTGGTGGACGCCGGCGCCATCGTTGCTGGTGCCGTCATCGGCCTCATGTTACCAGCAATACCTACCCATACGAAAAACACAATTATGCATGGACTTGCACTGGCTGTCATCCTGATTGGTCTGGGCTTTGCGTTGGCGGACCAGAAGGATATCCTAATCATTATTATCAGTCTGGTGGTTGGTGGCGTAATCGGTGAGTGGCTTGACATTGAGGGATGGTTACTCAGAGCCGGTCACTATTTGGAGGTTCGTGCCAAGTCTTGGGCAAGTGGACAGATGGCGGACGCTTTTGTGACAGCAAGCCTCATTTTCTGCGTTGGTTCCTTAGCTGTGGTCGGCGCCATTCAAAGCGGAATGAGTGGTGACAACAAGACCTTATACGCAAAGTCCTTGCTCGATTTCTTTACCTCAATCGTGTTTGCAACGACCATGGGAATAGGCGTATCATTTGCCGCTATTCCTGTTGTGCTGTATGAAGGTCTGATTGCACTTGCCGCATATTTTGCAGGTGCCGCCATCAATTCACCTCCGATTATTGCATGTCTCACAGCCGTAGGCGGATTACTTATCGTGGGCATTGGCTTCAATTTGTTCGAAATTCGCAAGATTGCCGTTGGAAACCTACTTCCTGCGCTCGTCGTTGCAGTCGTTATTAAATGGGCGCAATTGTACTTTCCGGCTCACTTTTGA
- a CDS encoding ParB/RepB/Spo0J family partition protein → MKSKRGLGKGLSALIPELDVNEEDHIALIEVTDLRPNPYQPRRTFNEEKLQELADSIREQGIIQPLIVRRSAVKGYDIVAGERRYRAAQMTGLTSVPAVVRDLSDVQLMEVAVIENLQREDLNAIEIADAYANLLHKCNLTQEQLAQRVGQSRSHVANMLRLLQLPQGIRDHVSRGTLSMGHARALLAIAEEEQQQYLADRTVKGEYSVRELERLIYKQKDKPVSRETAKPPKQNPYLHYEEKFQQFLGTSVKIHRGKKRGKIEIEYFSDDDLDRIMDLLVQRTEQG, encoded by the coding sequence TTGAAAAGTAAGCGTGGCTTAGGAAAAGGGTTGAGTGCGCTCATCCCTGAGTTAGATGTGAATGAAGAAGATCACATTGCTCTCATTGAGGTTACGGATCTTCGTCCAAATCCATATCAACCACGACGTACTTTCAACGAAGAGAAATTGCAGGAGTTGGCGGATTCTATCCGTGAACAGGGCATTATTCAGCCGCTGATTGTCAGAAGAAGTGCCGTAAAAGGGTATGATATTGTTGCTGGTGAGAGAAGATATCGAGCAGCACAAATGACAGGGTTAACAAGTGTTCCTGCTGTGGTTCGCGATTTGAGTGACGTTCAGTTAATGGAAGTTGCCGTTATTGAGAATCTTCAGAGGGAAGACTTGAATGCAATTGAAATTGCGGATGCATACGCCAATCTTCTCCACAAGTGTAACTTGACGCAGGAACAGCTGGCTCAAAGGGTGGGGCAGAGCCGGAGTCACGTAGCAAACATGTTGAGGTTACTGCAACTGCCTCAAGGGATTCGTGACCATGTTTCACGTGGAACACTGTCAATGGGACACGCCAGGGCTCTACTGGCGATAGCGGAAGAAGAGCAGCAGCAATACTTGGCCGATCGGACGGTGAAAGGCGAGTATAGTGTTCGCGAATTGGAACGCTTAATCTATAAACAAAAAGATAAACCTGTTTCACGTGAAACAGCTAAACCGCCGAAACAAAACCCTTATTTGCATTATGAAGAAAAATTTCAGCAGTTTCTTGGGACTTCAGTTAAAATCCATAGGGGGAAGAAAAGAGGAAAAATCGAGATTGAGTATTTCTCAGACGATGACTTAGACCGCATCATGGATTTATTGGTTCAACGGACAGAACAGGGGTGA